The proteins below are encoded in one region of Belonocnema kinseyi isolate 2016_QV_RU_SX_M_011 chromosome 1, B_treatae_v1, whole genome shotgun sequence:
- the LOC117177487 gene encoding circumsporozoite protein-like, with protein sequence MAEAAPPGCCGIFGKKGPKTLEGLGYGPALAQPVHDGHDHNLDTTTRSAFSATSIHTVGHNEMLPFNSDGHPAHPNLQSVGDQPNPSLHSGNHPLDSPVHSEGSYADSQLQHNNGTPLPRNPGGGYGTQPFHNHNGVPPSGNLGGGYGASPFLQGGGHRAPPLHPGGGHGSQPLHYNNGASPPRNPGSDYGAFPFPHGGGNGASPFAYGGGNGVPPFASGGAYEGPLFSHGGSNGAFAGNLGNQEHPPVPQSVHQSGMFLNSSPPHEEHEETSIKLPGHIKFGDRYM encoded by the coding sequence ATGGCTGAAGCGGCTCCTCCTGGTTGCTGCGGAATATTTGGGAAAAAAGGACCCAAAACACTAGAAGGACTAGGTTATGGGCCTGCGCTAGCACAGCCAGTACACGACGGACATGATCATAATTTGGATACAACAACACGCTCCGCATTCAGTGCGACATCAATACACACAGTAGGCCATAATGAGATGTTGCCATTTAACTCAGATGGCCATCCTGCTCATCCGAATTTACAGTCAGTTGGGGATCAGCCAAATCCCTCATTACACTCGGGTAACCATCCTCTAGATTCGCCAGTACACTCAGAAGGCAGTTATGCGGATTCTCAATTACAACATAATAATGGTACTCCTCTACCACGAAACCCAGGTGGTGGTTATGGGACTCAGCCATTTCACAATCATAATGGTGTTCCTCCGTCAGGAAACCTAGGAGGAGGTTATGGAGCTTCGCCATTTTTACAAGGAGGCGGCCATAGGGCTCCACCATTACACCCCGGAGGTGGTCATGGGTCTCAGCCATTACACTATAATAATGGTGCTTCTCCACCAAGAAACCCAGGAAGCGATTATGGGGCTTTTCCATTTCCCCATGGAGGTGGTAATGGGGCTTCGCCATTTGCCTATGGAGGCGGTAATGGGGTTCCCCCATTTGCTTCAGGAGGCGCTTATGAGGGTCCGCTATTTTCTCATGGAGGCAGTAATGGGGCGTTTGCAGGAAATCTAGGGAACCAAGAACACCCTCCTGTGCCTCAAAGTGTACACCAATCTGGAATGTTTTTAAACAGCAGCCCACCACACGAAGAACATGAAGAAACGTCTATTAAATTACCAGGACACATAAAATTTGGAGATCGATATATGTAA